A stretch of Cheilinus undulatus linkage group 20, ASM1832078v1, whole genome shotgun sequence DNA encodes these proteins:
- the kcnj12a gene encoding ATP-sensitive inward rectifier potassium channel 12 → MSVGRINRYSIVSSEEEGLRLTTMHGMNGFGNGKIHTRRKCRNRFVKKNGQCNVQFANMDEKSQRYMADIFTTCVDIRWRWMLVVFTLVFVVSWLAFGLAFWVIALLHGDLDNPAGDDNFTPCVLQVNGFVAAFLFSIETQSTIGYGYRCVTEECPVAVFMVVFQSIVGCIIDCFMIGAIMAKMARPKKRAQTLLFSHNAVIAMRDGKLCLMWRVGNLRKSHIVEAHVRAQLIKPRITDEGEYIPLDQIDINVGFDKGLDRIFLVSPITILHEIDEESPLFGIGKQDLETADFEIVVILEGMVEATAMTTQARSSYLASEILWGHRFEPVLFEEKNLYKVDYSHFHKTYEVPSTPRCSAKDMVENKFLVPSSNSFCYENELAFLNREDEEGDVGSGGRALANLSPDRNSRHEFERLQATRSLDQRSYRRESEI, encoded by the coding sequence ATGAGTGTGGGAAGGATCAACCGATACAGCATTGTGTCATCCGAGGAAGAGGGCCTCCGCCTCACTACCATGCATGGCATGAATGGCTTTGGCAATGGCAAGATTCACACACGCCGCAAATGTCGCAATCGTTTTGTCAAAAAGAATGGCCAGTGCAACGTGCAGTTTGCCAACATGGATGAGAAGTCACAACGCTACATGGCTGACATCTTTACCACGTGTGTTGACATTCGTTGGCGATGGATGCTGGTAGTCTTCACTCTTGTGTTTGTTGTCTCCTGGCTTGCTTTCGGTTTAGCCTTTTGGGTCATTGCTTTGCTGCACGGAGATCTAGATAACCCAGCAGGAGATGATAACTTCACTCCATGTGTCCTGCAGGTGAATGGATTTGTGGCTGCCTTCCTATTTTCCATTGAAACACAGTCTACTATCGGTTATGGCTACCGCTGTGTGACTGAGGAGTGCCCAGTGGCTGTCTTCATGGTGGTCTTTCAGTCCATTGTGGGTTGCATAATTGACTGCTTCATGATTGGAGCCATTATGGCCAAGATGGCGAGGCCTAAGAAGCGAGCCCAAACACTGCTGTTTAGCCACAATGCAGTCATTGCCATGAGAGATGGAAAGCTGTGCCTCATGTGGAGAGTAGGGAACCTACGCAAGAGCCACATTGTAGAGGCCCATGTCAGGGCACAGCTCATCAAACCTCGGATCACTGACGAAGGTGAATATATTCCCCTAGACCAAATAGACATTAATGTGGGCTTTGATAAAGGCCTAGACAGGATTTTTTTGGTTTCACCCATCACTATTCTCCATGAGATAGATGAGGAGAGCCCCCTGTTTGGGATCGGCAAACAGGACTTGGAAACAGCAGACTTTGAGATTGTCGTCATCTTGGAGGGGATGGTAGAAGCGACTGCCATGACCACACAGGCTCGCAGCTCTTACCTGGCCTCTGAGATCCTTTGGGGACACCGTTTTGAGCCGGTGTTGTTCGAGGAGAAGAATTTGTACAAGGTGGATTACTCTCACTTTCACAAAACCTATGAGGTGCCGTCCACCCCTCGCTGCAGTGCCAAGGACATGGTGGAAAACAAGTTTCTAGTCCCCAGCTCAAACTCCTTCTGTTATGAAAATGAGCTGGCCTTCCTAAAccgtgaggatgaggagggggATGTTGGCAGTGGAGGAAGAGCACTGGCAAACCTGAGTCCGGACCGGAACAGTCGGCATGAGTTTGAACGCCTACAGGCAACAAGGTCGCTGGATCAAAGGTCCTACCGTAGAGAGTCGGAAATATGA